From Coffea arabica cultivar ET-39 chromosome 2e, Coffea Arabica ET-39 HiFi, whole genome shotgun sequence, the proteins below share one genomic window:
- the LOC113728743 gene encoding probable pectinesterase/pectinesterase inhibitor 17: MELSLVIVILVSLAAPAISGYPLAVIKPWCAQTLHPELCEHFFTRTSKFGDNPVHNKSEFLNMSLQIILDRAINATENAIRLEPKCRDRIEKAAWRDCVNFYKETLNVLNKMGDPKRFTPSNVQKWLSTTLTNLQTCEQGFLDFNITLMPSILDVVLKNLTINALALNSGACGGHNNSWINYDQHGFPTWITTSERRLLQSWNPTGWANLVVAKDGSGDYTTVQDAINAASQRPETDRFVIYVKAGIYKEYLQIESSDIFMVGDGIGQTIITGNRFNGDQDGTITTATSATVTVKGERFVARFMTFRNTAGPENGQAVAFYSASDYSTIYQCSFEGFQDTLYVYDGRQFFRECHIYGTVDFIMGDATVVFQRCTIHARKPLGNQNTITAQSRDHYLKCSGMSFHNCFVVMAPDLEPFVDSVKTYLGRPWRAYARVVFLSSFLDRLIHPQGWLRWECRLDKLYYGEYLNEGPGSSTDQRVRWPGYHVITDYNEASAFTVRQFISGDYWLPEALVPYDSDI; encoded by the exons ATGGAACTCTCGCTTGTAATCGTGATTTTAGTATCTTTAGCTGCTCCAGCCATTTCTGGATATCCTCTTGCAGTAATAAAACCATGGTGCGCCCAAACTCTTCACCCAGAGCTGTGTGAGCATTTCTTCACCCGCACCTCAAAATTTGGCGATAATCCAGTCCATAACAAGTCTGAATTTCTTAATATGTCTCTCCAAATTATTCTTGATCGTGCCATCAATGCAACAGAAAATGCTATAAGATTGGAACCAAAATGTCGGGACAGAATAGAGAAGGCTGCGTGGAGGGATTGTGTAAATTTTTATAAAGAAACACTTAATGTGCTCAACAAAATGGGTGACCCCAAAAGATTCACTCCATCTAACGTACAAAAATGGCTCAGTACAACTCTGACCAATCTTCAAACTTGCGAACAAGGATTTCTTGACTTTAATATCACATTGATGCCTTCGATTTTAGACGTTGTATTAAAGAATTTGACTATCAATGCCTTAGCTTTGAATTCTGGGGCATGTGGTGGTCATAATAACAGTTGGATTAATTATGATCAGCATGGATTTCCGACTTGGATAACAACTAGTGAGCGAAGGCTATTGCAATCTTGGAATCCGACTGGTTGGGCTAATTTGGTGGTTGCAAAAGACGGATCGGGGGATTATACAACAGTGCAAGATGCAATCAATGCAGCATCGCAGAGACCTGAGACAGACAGGTTTGTAATTTATGTGAAGGCTGGCATATACAAAGAGTATCTACAAATTGAATCAAGTGATATTTTCATGGTGGGAGATGGCATTGGACAGACGATTATCACAGGAAACAGGTTTAACGGCGATCAAGATGGCACCATTACTACAGCAACGTCAGCCACAGTTA CTGTTAAAGGGGAACGTTTTGTTGCCCGTTTTATGacattcagaaatacagctggGCCTGAAAATGGCCAAGCAGTGGCTTTTTATTCAGCTTCCGATTATTCGACCATTTATCAGTGCAGTTTTGAGGGGTTTCAAGACACCCTTTATGTTTATGATGGTAGGCAATTTTTCAGGGAATGTCATATCTACGGTACAGTAGATTTTATAATGGGAGATGCTACTGTTGTGTTCCAAAGGTGCACTATTCATGCCAGAAAACCTCTGGGCAATCAAAATACAATCACAGCTCAGAGTAGAGATCATTATCTCAAATGTAGTGGAATGTCATTTCACAACTGCTTTGTTGTAATGGCTCCTGATCTAGAACCCTTTGTAGATTCAGTCAAGACTTACCTTGGAAGGCCATGGAGGGCTTATGCTCGAGTTGTATTCTTGTCATCATTTCTTGATAGGTTAATTCACCCTCAAGGTTGGTTACGTTGGGAATGCCGTCTAGACAAATTGTACTATGGGGAGTACCTAAACGAAGGCCCTGGTTCATCAACTGATCAAAGGGTTCGATGGCCTGGATACCATGTAATTACTGACTATAATGAGGCTTCAGCATTTACCGTTAGACAATTTATCTCAGGAGATTATTGGTTGCCAGAGGCCCTAGTACCTTATGATTCTGACATTTAG